ATCACCTACATGAAATTCTGGCTCAGCGTCCTCCGGTAAATCTAGCTGTACGGCGATTGAAAACGTGATTTCATTTCTTATAATAAAACCTATATCCCCTTCTTCTTCCTCTACTTCAATATCCTCAAGCGTATCATCATTTACAGATGCAAAAAGGATACCTCCTAAGAATGTACCAGAATCATTCTCTGGAACAGTAATATGTATCGGAATTTCCTTTTCTTCATGAGCACTTAATTCGACTAACGACTCTAATTCAAGCAAATTAGACATTAAAACAGCTTCGTCTAAAAGGTTTGTCCGTTCAGATTCAATAAATGCTTCGTATAAAATTCCGCCAGTTGGAGCTGTATAAGCATTGATTGGTAATAATTGAACACTAATATTATGATCACGTTTATTTTCGATTCGAACATATACTGTTTGTTCATCATTCGGTTCAACTTGTAAGTGATAATAACCACCTACACCTTCTACTTGATTATTAGGAAGAATAGGTTCAACTGTAAATGGTGCATCCATTTCTTGTTGTGCTTTCGTTGCAATCGTACCGAAATTAACGGTTGTGATGGCTATGAATAATATTACTAATAAAATCACTTTCCGCCTCAAAAATATCACTCCTTTACAAGAGTATTGTAACCGAGATCACCCATTTTCATTTTTGATATAACCGAGTAGGCGTCGCCATTACTGACCACGCCTCTCACAGAGCACACACGTGCGGATCTTCGCATGTGGCTCTTCCCATATATCCCTTCTAGAGATAACGTTCATCATGAACAGATGATAAACTTACGAGTCCCAGCTCTGAAAAGAACTCATTGTCTAACGCCGCATGAACCATTGGACTTTTGGAACTTCGCCAAGCAAACATACGGATTCCTCTGAGGTTTTCTTCCCTCCATCCCTTCCTTCTAAGAAGGCGATGGAGGTTCTTTATATGTCTCCAACTTCTAAGTTGTACCATTCTTAACCTTCTTCTTATCCAACTATCCCACTCTTTGAATTTGTTCTTCACATTGCCGTAGCGGAAATAATTTGCCCAACCTCGAATGTAGGGGTTCAGCTTGTCTTGGATAAGGAGTTGGATATCAACTGTTTGGTTCCTACGAGTAATTTCTCTCACTCGCTCCTTGAATTTTACCTCTTTCTTAGGGTCTATTCTTCGAATATTGCCAATGAATTCATACCCTAAGAATGTAAATGGCTCTTTCATGGCGTCGACAACTTTAGTCTTCTCTTGATTGACAGTTAAACTTAGTTCTTTCTCAAGAAATCTTGAGACACTTCGCATGACTCTTTCTGCACCTTTTGGGCTTTTACAAAGAATGATAAAATCATCCGCAAAGCGGACGATACGGTGACCACGTTCGGTCATCAGTTGATCAAGCTGATGTAAGTAGATGTTCGAAAGTAACGGACTTAACACACCACCTTGCGGAGCTCCCTCGGGAGTATCTTCGTAAAGATCCTCTACCATGACACCTGCTTTGAGAAAACGGTGAATGAGTTCGATAATAGACCCATCCGTCACTCGTTTCCTTATTTGTTGTTCCAATTTATCATGTGGAATCGTATCAAAGTAGGACTGTAGATCGGCATCAATGACATAATGGTATCCTGCTCTCAAGTGTTCAGTAACTTTGTCTAGAGCCATATGAGCACTTATCCTTGGGCGGAAACCATAACTACACGGAAGAAACTCTTCTTCGAAGATAGGTTCCAATACATTCCGTAGAGAAGCTTGTACGATGCGATCTTCCACCGCTGGTATCCCTAGTGGACGTTGTTTCTTCCCATTATCTTTATCGATCAT
The Bacillus shivajii DNA segment above includes these coding regions:
- a CDS encoding WxL protein peptidoglycan domain-containing protein produces the protein MRRKVILLVILFIAITTVNFGTIATKAQQEMDAPFTVEPILPNNQVEGVGGYYHLQVEPNDEQTVYVRIENKRDHNISVQLLPINAYTAPTGGILYEAFIESERTNLLDEAVLMSNLLELESLVELSAHEEKEIPIHITVPENDSGTFLGGILFASVNDDTLEDIEVEEEEGDIGFIIRNEITFSIAVQLDLPEDAEPEFHVGDVGLNIRPIGPELYFEFINEGQMILRGTEGEYEIENEEGDELFSGEIPPFTMVPASEIRYPVTWENEAFGPGVYHIFAKINVLGEEITIERTLEVENEEVREYEEVRAVSPEPIQTGIPSWIWAAVGGVIAVIFYWLGSRKKK
- the ltrA gene encoding group II intron reverse transcriptase/maturase; the encoded protein is MERRVWYSLYDKVYKKANLVSAFYQVKKNKGAPGVDKVTIEGYEAKLEDNLEVLQQKLKGKRYRPKPVRRKMIDKDNGKKQRPLGIPAVEDRIVQASLRNVLEPIFEEEFLPCSYGFRPRISAHMALDKVTEHLRAGYHYVIDADLQSYFDTIPHDKLEQQIRKRVTDGSIIELIHRFLKAGVMVEDLYEDTPEGAPQGGVLSPLLSNIYLHQLDQLMTERGHRIVRFADDFIILCKSPKGAERVMRSVSRFLEKELSLTVNQEKTKVVDAMKEPFTFLGYEFIGNIRRIDPKKEVKFKERVREITRRNQTVDIQLLIQDKLNPYIRGWANYFRYGNVKNKFKEWDSWIRRRLRMVQLRSWRHIKNLHRLLRRKGWREENLRGIRMFAWRSSKSPMVHAALDNEFFSELGLVSLSSVHDERYL